A portion of the Macaca mulatta isolate MMU2019108-1 chromosome 4, T2T-MMU8v2.0, whole genome shotgun sequence genome contains these proteins:
- the PSMG4 gene encoding proteasome assembly chaperone 4 produces the protein MEGLVAAAGGDVSLHNFSARLWEQLVHFHVMRLTDSLFLWVGATPHLRNLAVAMCSRYDSIPVSTSLLGDTSDTTSTGLAQRLARKTNKQVFVSYNLQNTDSNFALLVENRIKEEMEAFPEKF, from the exons ATGGAGGGTCTGGTTGCCGCCGCCGGCGGGGACGTCTCCCTGCACAACTTCAGCGCCAGGCTGTGGGAGCAGCTGGTCCACTTCCACGTCATGCGGCTGACGGACTCGCTGTTCCTGTGGGTGGGGGCCACGCCGCACCTGCGCAACCTGGCGGTGGCCATGTGCAGCCGCTAC gaCTCCATCCCCGTGTCTACCTCCCTCCTCGGAGACACTTCCGACACGACCTCTACTGGCCTTGCCCAGCGCCTAG ccAGGAAGACCAACAAACAGGTGTTTGTCAGCTATAACCTCCAGAACACAGACAGTAACTTCGCATTACTTGTAGAAAACAGGATCAAGGAAGAGATGGAGGCTTTTCCTGAAAAGTTCTAG